The Chryseobacterium sp. G0186 genome includes the window CTATACTTTGCTGTTGAAGCTGTACCATACCTTGCAAAATTCTCTCTGGTGAAAGACCTACCATCATTACAGACGTTTCTTCCATTGCTTCTGGTCTTTCATGAGCCTGTCTAATATTAAGGGCTCTGAAATTCAAGATTGAAGATTCTTCTGAAATAGTTCCTGAATCTGAAAGTACTGCAAATGATCTCATCTGAAGTGCATTGTAATCATGGAATCCTAATGGTTTTAGGAATTGTATTTCAGGACGCATTTCAATCTGCATCTTATCAATCATATTTTTTGTACGTGGGTGCGTTGAAACAATAATTGGATATTGATATTTTTCAACGATGGCATTTAATGACTCCATCAGTCCTCTAAAATTCTTTTCGGAATTAATATTTTCCTCTCTATGAGATGAGACTACAAAATATTTTCCTTCTTCTAAGTTCAGACGTGATAAAACATCAGAGTTCTCTATTTGAGGCAAGTAGTGATTCAAGACTTCAAACATTGGCGAACCTGTTTTGATAATTCTGTCAGCAGGAAGACCTTCTCGTAAAAGGTATTCTCGAGCAATATCAGAATAAGTTAGATTAACATCAGCTGTGTGATCTACAATTTTACGGTTAGTTTCTTCCGGAACACGCTGATCGAAACATCTATTTCCTGCTTCCATATGGAAAATTGGAATATGACGTTTCTTTGCAGGAATAGCACACAGGCAAGAGTTTGTATCTCCTAAAACCAGGAAAGCATCCGGCTGTAGTTCTTCCAAAAGAGGATCTATTTTAATAAGGATATTCCCTACTGTTTCTGTTGCCGTTTTTCCGGCTGCCTCAAGAAAATGATCCGGTTTACGAAGACCCAGATCTTCAAAAAAGATCTGATTGAGTTCATAATCGTAGTTTTGCCCGGTATGAACAATGGTATGTTCTATTGCCTCAGAAGCATCTAGGGCTGATAATACTCTTGATAGTCTTATAATTTCCGGTCTGGTTCCTACGACCGTCATCACTTTTAGTTTTTTCATTGTAATAGCGTTTGGCTTTTCAGCATTGGGCTTTCAGCAATTTGATATTATTATATTTTATTTTTGCAGTATTTATTAACCTTTGAGGGTTTTGTTTATACTTCCAAAAAGTAGGTATCTGAATCTTGAGGATTGAAAGGTTCATCAATCCAAAAAATAGTATACAAATCTTCGTCCCCAATATTTTTAATGTTATGAGTATACCAGATTGGCATATCTACATAAGCTGGTTCTGTTCCGTCTAAATAGAAATCTAATATTTCATCAGTATCAATTTTTCTTAATTGAATCAAGGCTTTTCCTTTGATAACTGCAAAACGTTCTATCTTTCGGGTATGATAATGGTTTCCTCTTGTAATTTCCGGAACAGTTGTTGAAAATGAGCACTGCCCTCCAATTCCCAGACGGATTACTTCAACAAAAGCTCCTCTTGGATCTGTATGTTGTGTAAACTTTACAGGATAATGTTCTTGATGATTGATATAAGAACGATAAGTATTAAATAAGTTATGCTCAAACGTATCCTTTAAAGCAGGAATTTCTCCTCCTTCCAGATATTTGATTTTAAAATCATTCAATAAGGCTAAAACTTCAGAAACTTTTTTAGTAGCAGTTGCATCTATAAATAATTCCGGATTGCTTTCTTCTGAACGGATTTCAGAAATAATTCTCATCACCAACTCCTGAACATAGATTAGCTTTACTTCGCCATCAGTATCAATATTAGGGACTTCACCATGGGTTAGCTGATGACAAAATGTAGCAATGAATGAATTATAAAACGGTTTTCCAAAAGCTCCAAAAACATTGGGAATAATTAATCCTGAAACCTTACCGCCATTATCATTTGCCCAATTTACCAGAGCTTCTCTTCCCTCACGTTTGGATTTGCCATAGAGGTTATCACGTTCTTCTTGTGTAGAGGATGAAATAAGAACATGTACTTTGGAGTTGGTTCTCTTTAAAGCATCAACAAGGTTTCGGGCTAGCGTAACATTGGTTTCATAGATAACTTCTGCATTTTCGTGGCGATTCATTGCAGCTAAATGCACAATAACATCACATTTTGCAACAAAGGCGTCCAACTCTTCTTTATTTTCAAAGTATTCTTTCTGAAAATCAATACGTTCAAATTCTTCAGGAAATAATCCTAAGGTATTATATAAATGCCGGCCAACAAATCCATTTTGTCCGGTTATTCCTATTTTTTTCATAAATTAATATTAAAGTGATTGAGTGGAAATCGGTACTCATCATTAATCTCACCCAATCCGTGATCAGCAAGTACCAATAATTTACTATTCTCTTCCATAGCCTTGATCGCGGTAATACCACCTGGCTTTATATGAAGAAAATCTAAAGTATCAGCATTGAGGTCATAATATTTTATTTCTAAATCAGATGACGGGTTTTCAAAGTTATCAATATAGATAACGGCTATTCTAAAACATCCCTGCGTACAGGCAAACCAACGTTGCTCTATAGCATGTCCCTGCCATCCTCTTATAAAATCAATATTCGAATTTTCTATTGTATAAATTCTTTTGACAGCTGAAGCGTCGAAATCATTATTGAATTTAATAACTCCTCTTTCGTCACTAAACTTATTTCCTTTATTCAACATATACTCTATATTTTATTTCATTTTATGGAAAGAATATAGTGTATATTCTAGTAAGGATATTGCATCACATCTTCTCCAAAAACTTCTTTTCTAATTAACGGTAAAGTTGAAACAAGCTTTTTAAGCCCATCTACACCTTGTTGTTCTGTATTATGAGAATGATAATCTTCTACTTTAGAAATATCTTCCTCTCCTTCTGAGAAATACTTCGCATAGTTAAGATCACGATTATCTGCAGGCACTCTGTAGAAATCTCCCATATCTTCAGCTTTTAGCATTTCTTCACGGGTACAAAGTGTTTCATATAACTTTTCACCATGACGAGTCCCGATAATCTTGATAGGAACTTCTTTACCTGTAAGCTCTATTAAAGCTTTTGCCAAATCACCAATACTTCCTGCCGGTGCTTTATTTACAAACAAATCACCAGGATTTCCATTTTCAAAAGCAAATAATACCAAGTCTACAGCATCTTCAAGAGACATGAAGAAACGTGACATATTAGGATCTGTAATTGTTATAGGTTCTCCTTTTTGAATTTGATTTAAAAACAGAGGAATAACAGAACCTCTGGATGCCATTACATTTCCATAACGAGTAAGACATACAACAGTATCTGTAAGGTTTCTGGCTTCTGCAACAGCAACTTTTTCCATCATTGCTTTAGATATTCCCATTGCATTAATCGGGTAAGCCGCTTTATCTGTAGAAAGGCATATAACTTTTTTCACTCCATTTGCTGCAGCTGCACGGATAACATTCTGAGTTCCCTCAACATTGGTTTTCACGGCCTGCATTGGAAAGAATTCACATGATGGCACCTGCTTCAGCGCTGCCGCATGAAAAATATAATCTACACCCCGCATTGCTGGTTCTACAGAATTATAATCACGGACATCACCTATATAGTATTTAATTTTTTCATTTTTATACAGGTTTCGCATATCATCCTGTTTCTTTTCGTCACGAGAAAAAATACGAATTTCCTTGAAATGATCTGTCGCTAAAAAGCGATTAAGTACAGCTGTTCCAAACGAACCTGTACCACCAGTAATCAAAAGTGTTTTATGTTGAATTTGCATACGGTATTCCTTAAAAGTACTGCTTTATAATTTCTTCTTTTTCTTTAAAATTTGGATAATTGATTAATACGGCTTTGAGTTTGCCCTTATACACAAAAAGACTACCTGCTGAAGCTCCTATTATCCCAAATTTATTAATTAGCTGTCCCACATCATCCATTGTTCCTGCACCACCAATAGCGGTCATTGGTAATGTAGTTTCTTTTCTTGCTGTCTCCATCAATTTCATGTCATATCCTTTCATAACACCATCGTTGTCAATAGAATTGATGACGATTTCTCCAGCACCTAGTCTCTCAAATTCTTTAATGAGTTCAAAAGGAGATTTTCCTGTAGACTTTTTCCCGTTATGGGTATAAACCTCGTAGCCACCAAATAGTTTTTTCTTAACATCTAGTACTACTACAACACTCTGGCTTCCTACTTTATCCGAAATTTCCTTAATGAGTTGAGGGTTTTTCAATGCACCGCTACTGAATGCTATTTTTTCTACTCCTAATGAAAAAATTCTTTGAGCTTGTTCTACTGTAGTAACTCCTCCTCCATAGCACAGTGGCATTCTGCACTCTTCAGCCCAATGCTCTATCATTTTAAAATCAGGTCCCCGTCCCTCTGCAGTGGCATCAATGTCTAGAATGATAATTTCATCAACTTCCTTTTCATTGAAAATCCTTACTGCATTCATAGGATCTCCAAGATATCTTGGTTTTTTGAAGTTCTCTGTTTTTACAAGGCCCTTGTCATGAACTAAAAGGCATGGTATAATACGTGGTCTTAACATTTTTCTGCAAAATTCTTTAATAACTGAATACCGAAATGATGACTTTTTTCTGGATGAAACTGAGCACCAAATATATTTTTATGGTTGATAGCACTTGTAAACTTTATTCCATAATCAGTTTCTGCAATGATATCATCATTATTTTCACATTTAAAATAGTATGAATGCAGAAAATAATATCTCGGATTTTCATCTAGATCTTGTAATAGAGGCGTTTCTTTGGTTAATTGTATATCATTCCATCCCATATGAGGCAATGGTAGTTTAGCAGAAACCTGTGCAGCATCAAATTTATGAACATGGGCATCTACCCAGCCCAGACCTTCTAAGTTTCCTTCATCACTACCCTTAGCCATCATTTGCATCCCTACACAAACCCCTACTACAGGAAGCCTTTTCTCTAGAACCAACTCATTTACTTTATCTTTCATTCCAGAGTCATTAAATCGTTGCATTGCATAATCAAAATGCCCAACACCGGGAAGAATAAGTTTAGTTGCCTGTTCCAGATCTTCTACTTTTTTGGCTGTTGCTGCAGGAATATTAAGCTGTTTAAAAATATTTAAAAAAGCATTAATATTACCTACACCATAATCTATTATTGTTACCATTTTATTTGAATGCTCTTTTTTCTAATCCTAACATCTGCATTACCTTTGTTCCTAGCTGAATAAGTTTATAGTTATTTTTATAATCCATAAAGTTTTTATTCTGCCCATTGAAGTATGACCATAGTTCCTCTGTAGTAAAATCTAGTTTTTTAGCTACATATTCGAATTCCTTCATCAACTCATCTTCTGGTAACTCTGGAGATGAAACTCTCTTTAAAGCATCTTCTCTTGTCATTTGTCCTGTTAAAACTAAAGATGACAAGTGGTTTTTCCTTTTGTCAAAACCAAACTTTCTTGGTAACCAAAAAGCCTCGTACCACCTTGTAAATCTAGACTCATGATGCTTGTGTTTGTAGCGCTGCCATCCATATTCATTTTCCAATAGATCTTCCGCCTCTTTCTTAAGAAACTTAACATGATCCAAAGGCTTTACTACTCTAACACCATTGATCAATCTGTATTGAATTTTATACTTGAAGATATCACATGTTGGGAAAGTTTTAAGCTTTCTGCTTCCGAACTTTTTGTGAATATCATTCACATACTTCATATCAGTTTGATAGTAAGCACCCCAAGCTAAAGGTTCTCTTACACATTCAGTAGAAAAGTTTCCACCAGTAAGGATATATTTGATACCATTTTTGGCACAATAGTTATAAAGTGATGAGAAAAACACTAAGTCTTGTGGAGTATCAATGTCTGGAACCTGAGATTTGATAAAAGCTCTTTGAAGATCCTTCATTTCTTCCCAATTAATAACATCTGTATATAAGTCTACTCCCAATCCATCAACAAGGTTTTTGATATTATTGGTTGACACATCTGAATTCCAACCGGCATCTACATGGTAAAGAAGTGGTCTTAGCCCCCATTTTTTCACAGCAAGATGTACAAGGAAAGAACTATCCAAACCTCCGGAAATACCAATAATACAATCATGGTCCTTGCCTTTTCCCTCTGCTTTTATTTTATCAATAACTTTTTGTATTTCGGCTTCTCCTTGTTCATTGGGATGCCAATAAGGTAAAATATTATTATAGTAATTGTGACAGTAGTCACACATTCCTTTTTCGTCAAAGATAATAGACTCGTCTGTACTGTCCATAATACAGTTGGTACATACCTGGACTTCTTGCTTTTTTATTTCCATTTATTTTTTTGCAAAATTAGCGATTTACATTATAAATTTTAAAACATTAAGAGGTTATAAATTAATTTTAGAAAAACACCTCTTTTTTTCTACTACAAAACATGTTCCTTTTCTAAAGAATCAAAAAATATTGAAGCTTTATTATATTGGATAGAAACTTTTCTTATAGTTTATTACTATTGTTCTCATTAATAAGACCTTTTTTTTCTATAAAGGCTTTTACATCATTAAATAAATGACCAGATTCCTTTATCGTTTTATCATCCCATTCCCACCATTTTGTATCGAGTAATTTCTCTATGACATCATCATCAAATCTCTTTCTAATCATTCTTGCCGGATTACCTCCCCATATTTCATAGGGTCCTACATTTTTGGTCACAACACTTCCCATCCCTAAAA containing:
- the wecB gene encoding non-hydrolyzing UDP-N-acetylglucosamine 2-epimerase, which translates into the protein MKKLKVMTVVGTRPEIIRLSRVLSALDASEAIEHTIVHTGQNYDYELNQIFFEDLGLRKPDHFLEAAGKTATETVGNILIKIDPLLEELQPDAFLVLGDTNSCLCAIPAKKRHIPIFHMEAGNRCFDQRVPEETNRKIVDHTADVNLTYSDIAREYLLREGLPADRIIKTGSPMFEVLNHYLPQIENSDVLSRLNLEEGKYFVVSSHREENINSEKNFRGLMESLNAIVEKYQYPIIVSTHPRTKNMIDKMQIEMRPEIQFLKPLGFHDYNALQMRSFAVLSDSGTISEESSILNFRALNIRQAHERPEAMEETSVMMVGLSPERILQGMVQLQQQSIGKERNYRPVSDYSMPNVSEKMVRIILSYTDYVRRTVWSEEI
- a CDS encoding NAD-dependent epimerase/dehydratase family protein, coding for MKKIGITGQNGFVGRHLYNTLGLFPEEFERIDFQKEYFENKEELDAFVAKCDVIVHLAAMNRHENAEVIYETNVTLARNLVDALKRTNSKVHVLISSSTQEERDNLYGKSKREGREALVNWANDNGGKVSGLIIPNVFGAFGKPFYNSFIATFCHQLTHGEVPNIDTDGEVKLIYVQELVMRIISEIRSEESNPELFIDATATKKVSEVLALLNDFKIKYLEGGEIPALKDTFEHNLFNTYRSYINHQEHYPVKFTQHTDPRGAFVEVIRLGIGGQCSFSTTVPEITRGNHYHTRKIERFAVIKGKALIQLRKIDTDEILDFYLDGTEPAYVDMPIWYTHNIKNIGDEDLYTIFWIDEPFNPQDSDTYFLEV
- a CDS encoding WxcM-like domain-containing protein; translated protein: MLNKGNKFSDERGVIKFNNDFDASAVKRIYTIENSNIDFIRGWQGHAIEQRWFACTQGCFRIAVIYIDNFENPSSDLEIKYYDLNADTLDFLHIKPGGITAIKAMEENSKLLVLADHGLGEINDEYRFPLNHFNINL
- a CDS encoding polysaccharide biosynthesis protein yields the protein MQIQHKTLLITGGTGSFGTAVLNRFLATDHFKEIRIFSRDEKKQDDMRNLYKNEKIKYYIGDVRDYNSVEPAMRGVDYIFHAAALKQVPSCEFFPMQAVKTNVEGTQNVIRAAAANGVKKVICLSTDKAAYPINAMGISKAMMEKVAVAEARNLTDTVVCLTRYGNVMASRGSVIPLFLNQIQKGEPITITDPNMSRFFMSLEDAVDLVLFAFENGNPGDLFVNKAPAGSIGDLAKALIELTGKEVPIKIIGTRHGEKLYETLCTREEMLKAEDMGDFYRVPADNRDLNYAKYFSEGEEDISKVEDYHSHNTEQQGVDGLKKLVSTLPLIRKEVFGEDVMQYPY
- a CDS encoding AglZ/HisF2 family acetamidino modification protein is translated as MLRPRIIPCLLVHDKGLVKTENFKKPRYLGDPMNAVRIFNEKEVDEIIILDIDATAEGRGPDFKMIEHWAEECRMPLCYGGGVTTVEQAQRIFSLGVEKIAFSSGALKNPQLIKEISDKVGSQSVVVVLDVKKKLFGGYEVYTHNGKKSTGKSPFELIKEFERLGAGEIVINSIDNDGVMKGYDMKLMETARKETTLPMTAIGGAGTMDDVGQLINKFGIIGASAGSLFVYKGKLKAVLINYPNFKEKEEIIKQYF
- the hisH gene encoding imidazole glycerol phosphate synthase subunit HisH; translated protein: MVTIIDYGVGNINAFLNIFKQLNIPAATAKKVEDLEQATKLILPGVGHFDYAMQRFNDSGMKDKVNELVLEKRLPVVGVCVGMQMMAKGSDEGNLEGLGWVDAHVHKFDAAQVSAKLPLPHMGWNDIQLTKETPLLQDLDENPRYYFLHSYYFKCENNDDIIAETDYGIKFTSAINHKNIFGAQFHPEKSHHFGIQLLKNFAEKC
- a CDS encoding N-acetyl sugar amidotransferase, translated to MEIKKQEVQVCTNCIMDSTDESIIFDEKGMCDYCHNYYNNILPYWHPNEQGEAEIQKVIDKIKAEGKGKDHDCIIGISGGLDSSFLVHLAVKKWGLRPLLYHVDAGWNSDVSTNNIKNLVDGLGVDLYTDVINWEEMKDLQRAFIKSQVPDIDTPQDLVFFSSLYNYCAKNGIKYILTGGNFSTECVREPLAWGAYYQTDMKYVNDIHKKFGSRKLKTFPTCDIFKYKIQYRLINGVRVVKPLDHVKFLKKEAEDLLENEYGWQRYKHKHHESRFTRWYEAFWLPRKFGFDKRKNHLSSLVLTGQMTREDALKRVSSPELPEDELMKEFEYVAKKLDFTTEELWSYFNGQNKNFMDYKNNYKLIQLGTKVMQMLGLEKRAFK